The following proteins come from a genomic window of Varunaivibrio sulfuroxidans:
- a CDS encoding NAD(P)-binding protein yields MTADKVLSWRRYEEGDSQYDDFQEKIFQAGWSYKCPTYVHRTPPCQGSCPSGHDIRGWLAIARGMEKPPVEGMSWQQYAFDRMMEANPFPAAMGRVCPAPCEDGCNRNEVDDFVGINSVEMYVGDWAIENKVKLAKPEKETGKKIAVIGGGPAGLSAAYHLRRMGHGVTVFEAHEELGGMMRYGIPGYRTPREMLDAEIDRILDLGVEAKTGVRIGKDVTVEQLEKDFDAIFWGVGAQKGRPLPVPGYEGTPNCLTGVDFLEAFNEGRLQYISEKVVVVGGGDTSVDVASVARRLGHITTTNEKDRPENIVLGHTAHDVASAAQRKGVQSVLTSLFPIEQMTAAEHEREDAKREGVEIKGSVMPLEVLLDEKGRARALKMCECDMDGMKPIPREGTEFEIECDLVVSAIGQMGDLANGLSALDGGNGFINIDPFYKVKGTDKHFAGGDILRPHLLTTAIGHGSIAAEEINHFLNGEQLDKRPKVDVHHFNLLEELHLRGLDPQEYAHQPTRGTSDEKFAVHNFEDRSEQQIISHKELFLGHFPYSDRNRREEVHIGAAEVLGNFQERVKTPTEEQARGEGERCMSCGMCFECDNCVIFCPQDAVYRVKPAERAVGRYVATDYAKCIGCHICADVCPTGYIQMGLGE; encoded by the coding sequence ATGACAGCGGATAAGGTTTTAAGCTGGCGGCGTTATGAGGAGGGAGACTCCCAATACGACGATTTTCAGGAAAAGATTTTTCAGGCGGGCTGGTCCTATAAATGTCCGACCTATGTCCACCGCACGCCCCCCTGCCAAGGCAGTTGCCCGTCGGGTCACGACATCCGCGGTTGGTTGGCCATCGCGCGGGGCATGGAAAAACCCCCGGTCGAGGGCATGAGCTGGCAACAATATGCCTTTGACCGGATGATGGAGGCCAATCCTTTCCCTGCGGCGATGGGGCGGGTCTGCCCGGCGCCGTGCGAGGATGGCTGCAACCGCAATGAAGTCGATGATTTTGTCGGCATTAATTCCGTTGAAATGTATGTCGGTGATTGGGCGATCGAAAACAAGGTCAAGCTCGCCAAACCGGAAAAGGAAACCGGTAAGAAAATCGCTGTTATCGGCGGTGGTCCGGCCGGCCTTTCGGCGGCCTACCATTTGCGCCGCATGGGACATGGCGTCACCGTTTTCGAGGCCCACGAGGAATTGGGCGGCATGATGCGTTACGGTATCCCCGGATACCGTACGCCGCGTGAAATGCTCGACGCCGAAATTGACCGCATTCTCGATCTTGGCGTCGAGGCCAAAACCGGCGTGCGCATCGGCAAAGACGTCACCGTTGAGCAACTGGAAAAAGACTTCGATGCCATTTTCTGGGGCGTCGGCGCGCAAAAGGGCCGCCCCCTACCCGTTCCCGGTTATGAAGGAACGCCCAACTGCCTGACCGGCGTGGATTTTCTCGAGGCTTTCAATGAGGGCCGACTGCAATACATCTCCGAGAAGGTCGTCGTCGTCGGCGGTGGCGACACCTCGGTCGATGTCGCCTCTGTCGCCCGCCGTTTGGGACATATCACGACGACCAACGAGAAGGACCGTCCCGAGAACATCGTTCTCGGCCACACCGCCCATGACGTCGCCTCGGCGGCGCAACGCAAGGGCGTGCAATCGGTCCTGACGTCGTTGTTCCCGATCGAGCAGATGACCGCCGCCGAACACGAACGCGAAGACGCCAAACGCGAGGGTGTCGAAATCAAGGGCAGCGTGATGCCGCTTGAGGTTCTGCTTGACGAAAAAGGTCGCGCCCGCGCGCTGAAGATGTGCGAATGCGACATGGACGGCATGAAGCCGATCCCCCGCGAGGGCACCGAATTTGAAATCGAGTGCGATCTCGTGGTCTCCGCGATCGGTCAAATGGGTGATTTGGCCAATGGACTCAGCGCCCTCGATGGCGGCAACGGCTTCATTAACATCGATCCCTTCTACAAGGTCAAGGGCACCGACAAGCACTTCGCCGGCGGCGATATCCTGCGCCCGCACCTGCTGACCACCGCGATCGGCCACGGCTCCATCGCCGCCGAGGAAATCAACCATTTCCTCAACGGTGAACAGCTCGACAAACGCCCCAAGGTCGATGTCCATCATTTCAACTTGCTCGAAGAATTGCACCTTCGAGGACTGGATCCGCAGGAATACGCCCATCAGCCGACCCGTGGCACTTCCGACGAGAAATTTGCGGTTCACAACTTCGAGGATCGCTCGGAACAGCAGATTATTTCCCACAAGGAACTGTTCCTGGGCCACTTCCCCTACAGCGACCGCAATCGCCGTGAAGAGGTGCACATCGGCGCCGCCGAGGTTCTCGGAAACTTCCAGGAACGCGTCAAAACGCCGACCGAGGAACAGGCCCGCGGCGAAGGCGAACGCTGCATGAGCTGCGGGATGTGTTTCGAGTGTGACAACTGCGTCATTTTCTGCCCTCAAGACGCCGTTTATCGCGTGAAACCCGCCGAACGCGCCGTCGGACGATATGTCGCCACCGATTACGCGAAGTGCATCGGGTGCCATATTTGCGCCGACGTCTGCCCGACCGGGTACATCCAGATGGGCCTGGGCGAGTAA
- the dsrK gene encoding sulfate reduction electron transfer complex DsrMKJOP subunit DsrK has protein sequence MKHSQQYRAKPEHQEKLGFPGDLVDNWQQKAVEKMGDLLNKNRALRVYMDACVKCGACTDKCHYFLGTGDPKNMPVARQDLFRQVYRRHFTISGKLFPGLVGAKDFDDEVLDDWYKYFHQCSQCRRCSVFCPYGIDTAEVSMAARDVMDHIGIGTKYTNEILGKVHDIGNNLGLPQAALINTMEGLEEDVEEDTGVAVKYPVDQKGADVLLITPSADFFAEPHVDGLIGYGKVFHQAGISWTTSSYASEAANFAMFIGSYEQMHKVANRIRKAALDLGAKRIIFGECGHAWRVAYSFLNTLAGPWDFLDPKYPVPQHILEFTYDLMQRGALNLDPTANDDKVVTFHDSCNVARASRMGDVPGGQFEIPRNVIKTVVNKFVEMDPETTREKTFCCGGGGGLLTDDIMELRVKGALPRMEALQNVVDNFGVTHMAAICAICKSQFTKVMPYYGFSMDMINSVHQLVGDAILLGTKE, from the coding sequence ATGAAACATTCCCAGCAGTATCGGGCCAAGCCCGAGCACCAGGAAAAATTGGGATTTCCCGGGGATCTTGTCGATAATTGGCAGCAAAAAGCCGTCGAAAAAATGGGCGATTTGCTGAATAAAAATCGCGCCCTGAGGGTCTATATGGACGCCTGCGTAAAGTGTGGCGCGTGCACCGATAAGTGCCATTATTTCCTGGGTACCGGCGACCCCAAGAATATGCCGGTAGCGCGCCAGGATTTGTTCCGCCAGGTTTATCGCCGCCACTTTACGATCAGCGGCAAGTTGTTTCCCGGATTGGTCGGCGCCAAGGATTTCGACGACGAGGTTCTCGACGACTGGTACAAATATTTCCATCAGTGTTCCCAATGCCGCCGCTGCTCGGTGTTCTGCCCTTACGGCATCGACACCGCCGAGGTCTCCATGGCCGCCCGCGACGTGATGGACCATATCGGTATCGGCACCAAGTACACCAATGAAATCCTCGGCAAGGTCCACGACATCGGCAACAACTTGGGGCTGCCGCAGGCGGCGCTGATCAATACCATGGAAGGACTGGAGGAAGACGTCGAAGAAGATACCGGCGTCGCCGTCAAGTACCCGGTCGATCAGAAAGGCGCCGACGTTCTTCTGATCACTCCGTCCGCCGACTTTTTCGCCGAACCCCATGTCGATGGCCTAATCGGCTACGGCAAGGTGTTCCACCAAGCCGGTATCAGTTGGACAACCAGCTCCTACGCCTCCGAAGCGGCCAACTTCGCCATGTTCATCGGCTCGTACGAGCAGATGCACAAGGTCGCCAACCGCATCCGTAAAGCGGCGTTGGATCTTGGCGCGAAGCGGATTATTTTCGGGGAATGCGGCCATGCCTGGCGCGTCGCCTACAGTTTCTTGAATACGCTGGCCGGGCCGTGGGATTTTCTCGATCCCAAATACCCGGTGCCCCAGCATATTCTCGAATTCACCTACGATCTGATGCAGCGCGGCGCGCTGAACCTCGATCCCACCGCCAACGACGACAAGGTCGTGACGTTCCACGATTCATGCAACGTCGCCCGCGCCTCGCGCATGGGGGATGTTCCCGGCGGCCAATTCGAAATTCCGCGCAACGTCATCAAGACCGTCGTCAACAAATTCGTCGAGATGGACCCGGAAACGACCCGGGAAAAGACGTTTTGCTGCGGCGGCGGCGGCGGCCTGTTAACCGATGATATCATGGAACTGCGCGTCAAGGGCGCCCTGCCCCGCATGGAAGCGCTGCAGAACGTGGTCGATAACTTCGGCGTCACCCACATGGCGGCGATTTGCGCCATTTGCAAAAGTCAATTTACCAAAGTCATGCCGTATTACGGATTCTCGATGGACATGATTAACAGCGTGCACCAGTTGGTGGGCGACGCGATCCTGTTGGGCACAAAAGAATAG
- a CDS encoding respiratory nitrate reductase subunit gamma: protein MSLLTVIYALAFYFAVALFVIGLAVRIRLYAVTPAPLKIPVMPAPLTKTGVVFRLAREVTFFESLFKSNKWTWIFAILFHAGLLLVFARHLRYFTQPVWEWVVLVQPFGIYGGMAMVAGLLGLWGRRIVVERVRYITNPSDHLMLALLALIGASGLSMKFFAHTDIISVKAFCLGLLRFDWQPLPADAPLLIHLGAVIVLFIVFPFSKLLHAPGVFFAPSRNQVDDARDKRHLAAWAAPMDAQRDA, encoded by the coding sequence ATGTCGCTCCTAACGGTAATTTACGCCCTGGCTTTTTATTTTGCGGTGGCCCTCTTCGTTATCGGTCTGGCCGTGCGGATCCGCCTCTATGCGGTAACGCCCGCCCCGCTCAAAATTCCGGTCATGCCCGCGCCTTTGACCAAAACCGGCGTGGTGTTCCGTCTGGCCCGCGAAGTGACCTTTTTTGAAAGTTTATTTAAATCCAACAAATGGACATGGATTTTCGCCATTTTATTTCATGCCGGCCTGCTTTTGGTGTTCGCCCGCCACTTGCGTTATTTCACCCAGCCGGTCTGGGAATGGGTCGTTCTCGTTCAACCGTTCGGTATCTATGGCGGTATGGCCATGGTGGCGGGCTTGCTAGGGTTATGGGGACGCCGCATTGTGGTCGAAAGGGTACGCTATATCACGAACCCTTCTGATCATTTGATGCTGGCGCTTCTGGCGTTGATCGGGGCTTCCGGTCTGTCGATGAAATTTTTCGCCCACACCGACATCATCTCGGTTAAGGCGTTTTGCCTCGGCCTGCTGCGCTTTGATTGGCAACCTCTGCCGGCCGACGCGCCTTTGCTCATCCATTTGGGAGCGGTGATCGTTCTTTTCATCGTCTTCCCCTTCAGCAAGTTGCTGCACGCTCCCGGGGTCTTCTTCGCCCCGTCGCGCAATCAAGTTGACGACGCCAGGGATAAACGTCACTTGGCGGCATGGGCGGCGCCGATGGACGCCCAACGTGACGCTTAG
- the nrfD gene encoding NrfD/PsrC family molybdoenzyme membrane anchor subunit — MKNMIVFKELDANGLDYLALLGWLLVFIVAGLGSSWYMEHNGHIVTGMTNQIVWGMPHVFAVFMIIAASGALNIASISSVFQRKMYKPLARISAILAIALLAGGLMVLVLDLGRPDRLIVAMTKYNFKSIFAWNIYLYSGFFVVVLVYLWMMMERRMNRYARAAGIFAFVWRLALTTGTGSIFGFLVARQAYDPAIMAPMFITMSFSFGLAIFILLLLFTYKATNRPLGDRILFMLKNLLGVFAAAVLYFIVVRHLSNLYATHRHGVEAFILLNGGVYTALFWIGAVLMGCVLPIALLFHPATGKSCSAIMLSCWLVILGGLAQIYVIIIGGQAYPLDIFPGYQVSSSFFDGVVHPYAPSLPEILLGLSGMATAVFIVAIAMRYLPILPMSLSDAAVDPSHDKSK; from the coding sequence ATGAAAAATATGATTGTTTTTAAGGAACTCGACGCAAACGGGCTTGATTATTTAGCCCTCCTGGGATGGCTTCTCGTTTTCATCGTCGCCGGACTGGGATCATCCTGGTACATGGAACACAACGGTCATATCGTGACCGGGATGACCAATCAGATCGTCTGGGGGATGCCCCACGTCTTCGCCGTCTTCATGATCATCGCCGCCTCCGGGGCCTTGAACATCGCATCGATCTCATCGGTTTTTCAACGCAAGATGTACAAGCCACTGGCGCGGATTTCGGCGATCCTGGCGATCGCCTTGTTGGCCGGCGGACTGATGGTGTTGGTGCTTGATCTTGGCCGACCCGACCGCCTGATCGTGGCGATGACGAAGTATAACTTCAAATCCATCTTCGCCTGGAACATTTACCTATACTCGGGGTTTTTCGTCGTCGTCCTCGTTTATTTGTGGATGATGATGGAGCGGCGGATGAACCGCTATGCCCGCGCGGCGGGTATTTTCGCCTTTGTCTGGCGTCTCGCCCTGACCACCGGCACCGGGTCTATTTTCGGTTTCCTCGTCGCCCGTCAGGCTTATGACCCGGCGATCATGGCGCCGATGTTCATCACCATGTCGTTCTCGTTCGGTTTGGCGATTTTCATCCTTTTGCTTTTGTTTACCTACAAGGCAACCAACCGCCCCCTTGGCGATCGCATTTTATTCATGCTGAAAAACCTGCTCGGCGTATTCGCCGCCGCCGTGTTGTATTTCATCGTCGTACGCCATCTCAGCAACTTGTACGCCACCCACCGTCACGGAGTTGAAGCGTTTATTCTCTTGAATGGCGGCGTTTATACCGCGTTGTTTTGGATTGGCGCGGTGCTTATGGGCTGCGTTTTACCGATCGCCCTTTTGTTTCACCCCGCGACGGGAAAGTCATGCTCGGCGATCATGTTGTCCTGCTGGTTGGTCATCTTGGGCGGCCTCGCTCAGATCTACGTTATCATCATTGGAGGGCAGGCCTATCCCTTGGATATTTTTCCGGGCTACCAGGTCTCCAGCAGTTTTTTCGACGGAGTGGTGCACCCCTATGCGCCCTCGTTACCCGAAATTCTGTTGGGATTATCCGGAATGGCGACGGCTGTCTTCATCGTAGCGATCGCCATGCGTTATTTGCCGATCTTGCCGATGAGTCTTTCCGACGCAGCCGTAGACCCATCGCATGACAAGAGCAAGTAA
- the dsrO gene encoding sulfate reduction electron transfer complex DsrMKJOP subunit DsrO produces the protein MTTQDQKEGQDQKEGISRRRLLSTAGAGMATIALASGVTLISRAQATPRVRGVGVPASSKIRWGFLVNTNSDPSDWDTCVAACKKENGWANTGHPNTDPQWIRKVSLKDKRTGAATSLPMMCQHCEFPPCVDVCPTGASMRRADGIVLVDRHRCIGCRYCMMACPYGARSFVHHDLHNQRPSMPRGKGTVESCTLCVHRIDTGKNPACVDALQAKGSKAIIFGDLNDPNSEISREVARYLTTRIRDDLALEPGVLYRGL, from the coding sequence ATGACAACGCAAGATCAAAAAGAGGGGCAAGATCAAAAAGAGGGCATCAGCCGCCGGCGTCTCCTTTCCACCGCCGGCGCGGGCATGGCGACGATCGCCTTGGCGTCTGGTGTCACCTTGATTTCCCGCGCCCAGGCGACCCCCCGGGTTCGCGGCGTCGGGGTTCCCGCATCGTCGAAAATTCGTTGGGGTTTCCTCGTCAACACCAACAGCGATCCCAGTGATTGGGACACCTGCGTCGCGGCCTGCAAAAAAGAGAACGGTTGGGCCAATACCGGGCATCCCAACACGGATCCTCAGTGGATTCGAAAGGTTTCCCTTAAGGACAAGCGCACCGGTGCGGCGACCTCCTTGCCGATGATGTGTCAGCATTGCGAATTTCCGCCGTGCGTTGACGTTTGTCCCACCGGCGCTTCGATGCGGCGCGCCGACGGCATCGTTCTGGTCGATCGCCACCGTTGCATCGGTTGCCGTTACTGCATGATGGCCTGCCCCTACGGCGCAAGATCGTTCGTCCATCACGATCTCCACAACCAAAGACCCTCCATGCCACGAGGAAAGGGTACCGTGGAAAGTTGCACCCTGTGCGTGCACAGAATCGACACCGGAAAAAACCCCGCTTGCGTCGACGCCCTGCAGGCAAAGGGCAGCAAGGCGATTATTTTCGGCGATCTGAACGATCCCAACAGTGAAATTTCCCGTGAGGTGGCGCGCTATTTGACCACCCGCATCCGCGACGACCTGGCGTTGGAACCGGGTGTTCTTTATCGGGGCCTTTGA
- a CDS encoding cobyrinate a,c-diamide synthase produces the protein MAYVLISAAHKSSGKTTVTTGICAALANRGLDVRPFKKGPDYIDPMWLGSAAGKSCFNLDFNTQSESEIRTTFSVHGASGDISVIEGNKGLYDGMDIDGANANAALAKLLDAPVVLVINVSGMTRGIAPLLLGYQAFDPEVRIAGVILNMVGGPRHESKLRAVIAHYTDIPVIGAVHRNPAIALTERHLGLIPSVEIDTARSKISAMAKVIAEQVDLDALLTISKRAPETVAIAAEAAAPFSEVTVAVVRDSAFAFYYPDDLLALQRAGARLYFVDAMADRALPADIDALFIGGGFPETHIAALSDNRSLMRDIKQAIENGLPAYAECGGLMYMARTLSWRDEKADMVGVIPGDVVMHDRPQGRGYVRLRETTAMPWPASSDSAPTAPHQEIIAAHEFHYSSLENLPPGQKFAYDVLRGNGITTDKDGIVCYNLLANYAHLRDVQNHRWAARFVNFARRCAASTERRSARVTG, from the coding sequence ATGGCATATGTCCTCATTTCCGCCGCACATAAATCGTCGGGAAAAACCACCGTAACGACGGGAATTTGCGCCGCCTTGGCCAATCGCGGCCTTGATGTGCGTCCGTTTAAGAAGGGGCCCGATTACATTGATCCGATGTGGCTGGGAAGCGCTGCGGGAAAATCGTGTTTCAATCTGGATTTCAACACCCAGAGCGAGAGCGAAATCCGCACCACGTTCTCCGTCCACGGCGCCAGCGGCGATATCAGCGTCATCGAAGGCAACAAAGGGCTCTACGACGGCATGGATATCGACGGCGCCAACGCCAACGCCGCCCTGGCGAAACTGTTGGACGCGCCGGTGGTCCTGGTGATCAACGTGTCGGGAATGACGCGCGGCATCGCCCCCCTGCTTTTGGGCTATCAAGCGTTCGACCCCGAGGTGAGAATCGCGGGCGTTATCCTGAACATGGTCGGCGGACCCCGGCACGAAAGCAAATTACGCGCCGTTATCGCCCATTATACCGATATTCCGGTCATTGGCGCCGTCCATCGCAACCCCGCCATCGCCCTGACCGAACGCCATTTGGGGCTGATCCCCAGCGTCGAAATCGATACCGCCCGGAGTAAAATTTCGGCAATGGCCAAAGTCATCGCCGAACAGGTCGATCTGGACGCCTTGCTCACGATCTCCAAACGGGCTCCGGAAACCGTCGCCATCGCCGCAGAGGCGGCGGCGCCGTTTTCCGAGGTAACGGTCGCCGTCGTCCGCGATAGCGCGTTCGCCTTTTATTATCCCGACGATCTTCTCGCATTGCAACGGGCCGGCGCGCGCCTGTACTTTGTCGATGCCATGGCCGATCGCGCCCTGCCCGCCGATATCGACGCCTTATTTATCGGCGGCGGTTTTCCCGAAACGCACATCGCCGCCCTATCCGACAATCGATCGTTGATGCGCGACATCAAGCAGGCGATCGAAAACGGTCTTCCCGCCTATGCCGAGTGCGGCGGCCTGATGTATATGGCGCGCACCTTGAGTTGGCGCGATGAAAAAGCGGATATGGTCGGCGTCATTCCCGGCGATGTCGTCATGCACGACAGGCCCCAGGGCCGCGGATATGTCCGCCTTCGCGAAACCACCGCCATGCCGTGGCCAGCCTCCTCGGACAGCGCCCCAACCGCCCCTCATCAAGAGATCATCGCCGCCCACGAATTTCATTACTCAAGCCTGGAAAACCTCCCTCCGGGACAAAAATTCGCCTATGACGTTCTGCGGGGCAATGGAATTACCACAGATAAAGACGGCATAGTTTGTTATAATCTCCTCGCCAATTACGCCCACCTTCGTGATGTCCAGAACCATCGCTGGGCCGCGCGTTTCGTAAACTTTGCGCGTCGTTGCGCCGCCTCCACCGAACGCCGCTCCGCGCGCGTCACCGGCTAA
- a CDS encoding glycosyl transferase family protein → MTLEHPFAQYVRIIGRGPNLSRPLSEQEMYDAARMILEGRVEPLQLGAFLCILRVRTEVAEEGAGFVRATRDMLDIPGDLPEVDIDWSSYSGKKRQLPWFLLAALMLAQNGIRVAMQGTEGHTPGRTYSREVLEYLDVPIARSIAQGGEHIQAHNFCYLPLANFMPRLQEILELKSILGVRSPVNTFARMINPFSAPNEMQTVFHPNYRDVHRETATLLGQKNMAVFKGEGGEAERRPGKPVLVQSLHDGALDEETWPPLIDEATTPNETMDISRLRAVWDGSVIDPYADAAVIGTAAIALKLIGRAKDQDEAIAQATQMWETRNKERLITAA, encoded by the coding sequence ATGACCCTCGAGCACCCTTTCGCACAATACGTTCGCATCATCGGGCGCGGCCCCAATTTATCGCGCCCCCTGAGCGAACAGGAAATGTACGACGCCGCCCGGATGATCCTCGAGGGCCGCGTCGAACCTCTGCAGCTGGGCGCGTTCCTCTGCATTTTGCGCGTACGCACCGAAGTCGCCGAGGAAGGCGCCGGGTTCGTGCGCGCCACCCGCGACATGCTCGACATTCCGGGGGACCTGCCCGAAGTGGATATCGACTGGTCGTCCTATTCGGGAAAAAAACGCCAGCTTCCCTGGTTTTTGTTGGCGGCGCTAATGTTGGCGCAGAACGGTATACGCGTCGCCATGCAGGGCACCGAGGGACACACGCCCGGGCGCACCTACTCACGCGAGGTCCTGGAATACCTCGACGTGCCCATAGCGCGCAGCATCGCCCAAGGTGGTGAACATATCCAAGCCCACAATTTCTGCTATCTTCCCCTCGCCAATTTCATGCCCCGACTGCAAGAAATTCTCGAACTAAAATCCATCTTGGGCGTGCGCTCGCCGGTCAACACCTTCGCCCGCATGATCAACCCGTTTTCCGCCCCCAATGAAATGCAGACGGTTTTTCACCCCAATTACCGCGATGTCCACCGTGAGACCGCGACCCTTTTAGGGCAAAAAAATATGGCCGTTTTCAAAGGTGAAGGCGGAGAAGCCGAGCGTCGTCCCGGCAAGCCGGTGCTGGTGCAAAGCCTACACGACGGCGCCCTCGACGAGGAAACGTGGCCACCCCTGATCGACGAGGCGACGACGCCCAATGAAACCATGGATATTTCCCGCCTCCGGGCGGTATGGGATGGAAGCGTCATCGATCCCTACGCCGACGCCGCCGTGATCGGCACCGCGGCGATCGCCCTGAAATTGATCGGGCGGGCGAAAGATCAAGACGAAGCAATCGCCCAAGCCACTCAAATGTGGGAAACCCGCAACAAGGAGCGCCTGATCACGGCCGCATAA
- a CDS encoding TusE/DsrC/DsvC family sulfur relay protein — protein sequence MAAYTVDGKDYEHDEEGYILDVNDWNSDLAKTIADAEGLDMTDEHWEVVNFLREYYSEYQIAPAVRVLVKAVKKKLGADKGSNKYLYELFPYGPAKQACKIAGLPKPTGCV from the coding sequence ATGGCTGCATACACCGTAGACGGCAAGGATTACGAGCACGATGAGGAGGGTTACATCCTTGACGTCAACGACTGGAACTCTGACCTCGCCAAGACCATCGCCGACGCCGAAGGCTTGGACATGACCGACGAGCACTGGGAAGTGGTCAACTTCCTGCGTGAATATTACAGCGAATACCAGATCGCCCCTGCCGTGCGCGTTCTCGTCAAGGCCGTTAAGAAAAAATTAGGCGCGGATAAGGGTTCGAACAAGTATCTCTACGAGTTGTTCCCTTACGGCCCCGCCAAACAGGCTTGCAAAATCGCCGGCCTGCCCAAGCCGACCGGCTGCGTCTAA